Proteins co-encoded in one Candidatus Flexicrinis proximus genomic window:
- a CDS encoding response regulator — MTSKQPTILYVEDEPRSRRVMQLITTEMDVSALTMFEDSSDFLTRVHQLDPQPDLVFLDIHVRPHSGFEMLGMLRQIDAYAKTPVVAMTASVMNEEIQELRTAGFSGCLAKPIDMDTFPDAVVRILNGESIWHIVS, encoded by the coding sequence ATGACCAGCAAGCAACCCACCATTCTGTACGTTGAAGATGAACCGCGCAGCCGCCGCGTAATGCAGTTGATCACCACCGAAATGGACGTCAGCGCGCTCACGATGTTTGAAGACAGCAGCGATTTCCTGACGCGGGTCCATCAGCTCGACCCGCAGCCCGATCTCGTCTTTCTGGACATCCATGTCCGGCCCCACAGCGGCTTCGAGATGCTCGGCATGCTGCGCCAGATCGATGCGTACGCCAAGACGCCGGTGGTCGCCATGACCGCCAGCGTGATGAACGAGGAAATCCAGGAGCTTCGCACGGCCGGATTTAGCGGCTGCCTCGCCAAACCGATTGACATGGATACCTTCCCTGATGCGGTCGTCCGCATCCTGAACGGCGAGTCCATCTGGCACATTGTGAGCTAA
- a CDS encoding GAF domain-containing sensor histidine kinase → MTEQTLPQQKVDSSAPLFSANPVRRIIEWVIQPPPSLKDELSQRRSRLLSAMTSVIFLLGSAIFFYQFLESDSFFDAVDVYIIFVGIIIVFATYMMSRFGYVDSAAVVFIGVLLIVFVPVAFIPGAQFELVFFSVIPIIVTAVFFSLRATTYMTVGVFVMVVLLGTATQTSVIWPGQFLILSSGVLFVFIRHLQFQEGLRAQELQHINERLRASEENLELRVQERTRDLQVAADVSLQITTVLDRTALLTDVADRTVSAFDLYHVSIFLYDEAHNLLRLAHGVGEVGTLMLEAGKQFRMNDNGLVPQAGRSMQAALADDVTSDRTHRPNPLLPDTRSELAIPMVYRGTLIGVLDLQSRKANRFGGEDIRIMRTLADQIAIAVRNSQLFEETNIAREQAERANAVKSTFLSSMSHELRTPMNAIINFTKFVAKGSMGPVNDQQKETLNEVIDSAKHLLSLINDVLDMSKIEAGSLKLFIDNNVDLNEILRSVMMTGKSLIADKPVELQSEVEPDFPLIMGDRQRIMQILLNVMSNACKFTETGSIRVRAYRDGENVITAISDTGPGIATQDQDLVFEAFRQTETGLRQGGGTGLGLPISRSLVTAHGGNLWFESELGKGSTFYVVLPIKSSMLEATYVA, encoded by the coding sequence ATGACCGAACAGACCTTGCCGCAGCAGAAGGTTGATAGTTCTGCGCCGCTGTTTTCCGCGAATCCTGTTCGCCGGATAATCGAATGGGTTATCCAACCCCCTCCTTCGCTGAAAGATGAGTTGAGCCAGCGCAGGTCCCGGCTGCTTTCGGCTATGACATCTGTAATCTTCCTGCTCGGGTCTGCCATCTTCTTCTACCAGTTCCTGGAAAGCGACAGCTTTTTCGACGCGGTTGACGTCTACATCATCTTCGTCGGCATCATCATCGTCTTCGCGACCTACATGATGAGTCGCTTTGGGTATGTCGACTCGGCAGCGGTTGTCTTCATCGGCGTGCTGCTGATTGTCTTCGTCCCGGTTGCCTTCATTCCCGGTGCCCAGTTTGAATTGGTTTTCTTCAGCGTCATTCCAATCATCGTGACGGCCGTTTTCTTCTCGCTGCGCGCCACGACCTATATGACGGTCGGCGTTTTCGTGATGGTCGTCCTACTCGGCACCGCCACTCAAACTTCGGTCATCTGGCCGGGGCAGTTCCTCATTCTGTCCAGCGGCGTTCTCTTCGTCTTTATCCGCCACCTTCAGTTTCAGGAAGGCCTGCGCGCGCAAGAGCTGCAGCATATCAATGAACGGCTGCGCGCCTCCGAAGAAAACCTCGAACTGCGCGTTCAGGAACGCACCCGCGACCTGCAGGTTGCCGCCGACGTCTCGCTGCAGATTACCACCGTGCTCGACCGGACCGCCCTGCTGACCGACGTGGCCGACCGTACGGTCAGCGCCTTCGACCTCTACCATGTGTCGATCTTCCTGTATGACGAGGCGCACAACCTCCTGCGGTTGGCGCATGGCGTCGGCGAAGTCGGTACGCTGATGCTGGAAGCCGGCAAGCAGTTCCGCATGAACGACAATGGCCTTGTCCCCCAGGCGGGCCGTTCGATGCAGGCCGCGCTGGCGGACGACGTGACCAGCGACCGCACCCACCGCCCGAACCCGCTGCTGCCGGACACCCGTTCCGAACTGGCTATCCCGATGGTCTACCGCGGCACCTTGATTGGCGTGCTGGACCTCCAATCCAGGAAAGCGAACCGCTTCGGTGGCGAAGACATCCGTATCATGCGCACGCTGGCCGACCAGATCGCCATCGCCGTCCGCAACTCGCAGCTGTTCGAAGAGACCAACATCGCCCGTGAACAGGCCGAACGCGCCAACGCCGTCAAATCGACCTTCCTCTCCAGCATGTCGCACGAACTGCGCACGCCGATGAACGCCATCATCAACTTCACCAAGTTCGTCGCCAAGGGTTCGATGGGCCCGGTCAACGACCAGCAGAAAGAAACTCTCAATGAGGTTATCGACAGCGCCAAGCATCTGCTCAGCCTGATTAACGACGTGCTCGATATGTCCAAGATCGAAGCCGGCTCGCTCAAGCTCTTCATTGATAACAACGTCGATCTCAACGAAATCCTCCGGTCGGTCATGATGACCGGCAAAAGCCTGATCGCCGACAAACCGGTTGAACTGCAGTCCGAAGTCGAGCCCGACTTCCCGCTGATCATGGGGGACCGCCAGCGCATCATGCAAATCCTCCTCAACGTCATGTCCAATGCCTGCAAGTTCACCGAAACGGGAAGCATCCGCGTTCGCGCCTACCGTGATGGCGAAAACGTGATCACCGCGATTTCCGACACCGGCCCCGGCATTGCCACGCAGGATCAGGACCTGGTGTTTGAAGCCTTCCGGCAGACTGAAACCGGTCTGCGGCAGGGCGGCGGGACCGGTCTTGGCCTGCCGATCTCCCGCAGCCTGGTGACCGCCCACGGCGGCAACCTGTGGTTTGAAAGCGAACTGGGCAAGGGATCGACGTTCTATGTCGTCCTGCCGATCAAATCGTCGATGCTCGAAGCAACCTACGTAGCCTAA
- a CDS encoding class I SAM-dependent methyltransferase: MPSVEWNKQTWAQQLIEYENKGLPYYGSQWGNPDPRAVFPPAIRWMLSEKVAAVLLQNTGRRRFFHRLFRPRAPFYPDLYRFIGQYITPYVTPNTVALEIGPGGGRWTRYLLNAKSIILVDIVPQFFGYLRGRFPEAAHKMRFYESSGSELNGIDAASVDYLLTFDAFVHIEPPGIREYLHEIQRVLKPGAAAIIHYGDIGKAEAQRPERNFAPMTAQLMDEFAASLSGMSIVLHDKNFLLHSNLIVFRKNG; the protein is encoded by the coding sequence ATGCCTTCTGTCGAGTGGAACAAACAAACATGGGCGCAGCAGCTCATCGAATACGAGAACAAAGGCCTGCCGTATTACGGCTCGCAGTGGGGCAATCCTGACCCGCGTGCCGTTTTTCCGCCGGCCATCCGCTGGATGTTGAGCGAGAAAGTGGCCGCCGTGCTGCTGCAAAACACGGGCCGGCGCCGTTTCTTCCACCGTCTGTTCAGGCCCAGAGCGCCGTTCTATCCCGACCTCTACCGCTTCATCGGCCAGTACATCACGCCGTATGTCACCCCCAATACGGTTGCGCTGGAGATCGGCCCGGGCGGTGGGCGCTGGACGCGCTATCTGCTCAATGCAAAATCAATTATCCTGGTCGACATCGTGCCGCAGTTCTTTGGCTACCTTCGGGGGCGTTTCCCTGAAGCCGCGCACAAGATGCGGTTCTACGAGTCCTCGGGCAGCGAGCTGAACGGGATCGATGCGGCCTCGGTCGATTATCTGCTCACTTTCGACGCCTTCGTCCACATCGAGCCGCCGGGTATCCGCGAATACCTGCACGAAATCCAGCGCGTGCTAAAGCCGGGGGCAGCCGCCATCATCCATTACGGCGACATTGGCAAGGCCGAAGCACAGCGCCCGGAGCGCAACTTCGCGCCGATGACCGCCCAACTGATGGATGAATTTGCCGCGAGCCTGAGCGGGATGTCCATCGTCCTGCACGACAAGAATTTCCTGCTGCACAGCAATCTGATCGTCTTCAGGAAAAACGGGTGA
- a CDS encoding helix-turn-helix domain-containing protein, protein MPSKALNLVLHPVRLRIIQTLVRRERNTQHIAEAMPDIPVSSLYRHIRLLLESGYIEIASTRSVNGIEEKTYRTSETKPPLLSSEDFEGLSKDELAQAFSMLVGMILTSFQEYLDATPEPDWRRDQLGCAEFTFFATPEEYGRIWSTVWSTLSGAEALPASRDRLKRKIALASYPGIRDA, encoded by the coding sequence GTGCCAAGTAAAGCCCTGAACTTAGTGCTTCATCCGGTTCGGCTTCGGATCATCCAGACTCTAGTGCGCCGCGAACGCAATACGCAGCATATCGCCGAAGCGATGCCCGATATCCCCGTCTCGTCGCTTTACCGGCACATTCGCCTGCTGCTCGAATCCGGCTATATCGAGATTGCCAGCACCCGCTCGGTGAATGGTATCGAAGAAAAGACCTACCGCACCAGCGAGACCAAGCCCCCGCTGCTCTCCAGTGAGGACTTCGAGGGCCTGAGCAAGGACGAACTGGCACAGGCTTTTTCGATGCTGGTCGGGATGATCCTGACCAGCTTTCAGGAGTATCTTGACGCCACGCCTGAGCCGGACTGGCGGCGCGACCAGCTCGGCTGTGCCGAGTTCACCTTTTTCGCCACGCCTGAAGAATACGGCAGGATCTGGTCCACCGTCTGGTCAACGCTCAGCGGCGCCGAAGCGCTCCCCGCCTCGCGCGACCGCCTGAAGCGCAAAATCGCCCTGGCCAGTTATCCCGGCATCCGCGATGCCTGA
- a CDS encoding DUF2461 domain-containing protein produces the protein MPQSLKTTLDFLLDLRFNNNKTWFSENRSRYDASQRAVEGFLTDLFPRFGPVLDLGTTKPKDCLFRIFRDVRFSKDKTPYKTQVGIVIGSGGRKAEGLWYYVHLEPDDSSFVATGLYEPTPEHLRAVREAIAADDKPLRKILNAKAFKKWTGGLEGETLKVPPRGYPADHTAIDLLKHKQLLATHRLSDADVLADDFAAHVIEACLAMKPFAEYLDALR, from the coding sequence ATGCCGCAGTCGCTCAAGACCACCCTCGACTTCCTGCTCGACCTGCGTTTCAACAACAACAAGACCTGGTTTAGCGAGAATCGCTCGCGCTATGATGCCTCCCAGCGCGCCGTCGAAGGCTTCCTGACCGATCTGTTCCCACGTTTCGGGCCGGTGCTCGACCTGGGCACAACCAAGCCGAAAGACTGTCTCTTCCGCATCTTCCGTGATGTGCGCTTCAGCAAGGACAAGACGCCGTATAAGACGCAGGTCGGCATAGTGATCGGCAGCGGTGGCCGCAAAGCCGAAGGCCTGTGGTATTACGTGCATCTGGAACCGGACGACAGCTCGTTTGTCGCCACCGGCCTCTACGAGCCTACCCCTGAGCATCTCCGCGCCGTGCGCGAGGCGATCGCCGCCGACGACAAACCCTTACGCAAAATCCTGAACGCCAAAGCCTTCAAAAAGTGGACGGGTGGGCTGGAAGGCGAAACGCTCAAGGTCCCGCCGCGCGGCTATCCCGCCGATCATACGGCCATCGACCTGCTCAAGCACAAGCAGCTGCTCGCCACCCACCGCCTCAGCGACGCCGACGTGCTGGCGGACGATTTCGCCGCGCATGTCATCGAGGCCTGCCTCGCCATGAAGCCGTTTGCGGAGTATCTCGACGCCCTCCGGTAA
- a CDS encoding TlpA family protein disulfide reductase produces MNSPSGVSSSRVITPGTLFMAVGVFALIAVIGMQMIRRNAGPLTQGPAPDFSIELYSGDTFTLAEQRGKFVVVNFWGSWCMGCREEASELQSAWEKYRGSGVSVIGVSFRDDEASARKFLDEFALTFPTGSDTSLNITAAYGITGAPQTYIVGPDGSVVDFALGQFQPGWLDQTLERLLAGDPAS; encoded by the coding sequence TTGAATTCGCCTTCTGGCGTATCCTCGTCGCGCGTAATCACTCCCGGCACGCTGTTCATGGCGGTCGGCGTATTTGCCCTGATCGCGGTCATCGGCATGCAGATGATCCGCCGCAACGCCGGCCCGCTCACCCAAGGCCCAGCCCCTGATTTCAGCATCGAGCTGTACTCGGGCGATACCTTCACACTGGCGGAGCAGCGCGGCAAGTTCGTCGTCGTCAATTTCTGGGGCAGCTGGTGTATGGGCTGCCGCGAAGAAGCATCGGAATTGCAGTCCGCATGGGAAAAGTACCGCGGCTCCGGCGTGAGCGTGATCGGCGTCAGCTTTCGGGATGACGAGGCTTCCGCGCGCAAATTCCTCGACGAATTCGCCCTGACCTTTCCGACCGGCAGCGATACCAGCCTGAATATCACGGCGGCCTACGGCATCACCGGCGCGCCGCAGACCTACATCGTTGGCCCGGACGGCAGCGTGGTCGATTTTGCGCTCGGCCAGTTCCAGCCGGGCTGGCTTGACCAGACCCTTGAGCGCCTGCTTGCCGGCGATCCCGCTTCCTAA
- a CDS encoding DinB family protein, translating to MRHQDIRELFDYNYWANHMLLDRAENVSAEQFTAPAPHSFGSLQGTLVHTLHGERLWRLLLQGQDFWSELRAVDFPSVATVRQRWQEEEAAMWSYLDSLRDEDMLRIVRYEVGGGVQRERVLWHCLFHLVNHGTQHRSEAAAILTTCGQSPGDIDFTRFLNERKAQQG from the coding sequence ATGAGACACCAGGATATCCGGGAGTTATTCGACTACAACTACTGGGCGAACCACATGCTGCTGGACCGTGCTGAGAATGTCAGCGCGGAGCAGTTCACCGCGCCAGCGCCGCACAGCTTCGGCAGTCTGCAGGGGACGCTTGTGCATACCCTGCACGGCGAACGGCTGTGGCGGCTTCTGCTGCAAGGGCAGGATTTCTGGTCGGAGCTAAGGGCAGTCGATTTTCCGAGTGTGGCGACGGTGCGCCAGCGCTGGCAGGAAGAAGAAGCGGCCATGTGGAGCTATCTCGACAGTCTGCGCGACGAGGACATGCTGCGAATCGTGCGCTATGAGGTAGGGGGCGGCGTCCAGCGCGAGCGCGTCTTGTGGCATTGTCTCTTTCACCTCGTCAACCACGGGACACAGCACCGCAGCGAAGCCGCCGCCATTCTCACCACCTGCGGTCAGTCGCCTGGTGACATCGACTTCACCCGGTTTCTGAACGAACGCAAGGCGCAGCAGGGGTAG
- a CDS encoding DinB family protein, with the protein MRAATDFSELLSLIRTARGLEAGGYNGLAKLVWALAYSAEIQATNAAGIPRGAALDAALGHLLETLKADGVGEAITGAFEKGWQAVRADRTVPFTDIPEVHVSRTTGEIYLGQPPEVGAGSDHRLALREFKPVWYLDALTPAEVVVALEQNPAVIQSQLDGLTAAQLVVAPAAGEWNMHQLLAHILMAQELLAERVALIAAHDNPDLASRAVWAQRDQEVLSTGDVLERYLDSRGALVARLKALPAADWWRPGWHTEFGAQTLLSQATYFARHEVSHLPQFAEIRRAIGL; encoded by the coding sequence ATGCGCGCTGCGACCGATTTCAGCGAACTTTTGTCATTGATCCGGACGGCGCGCGGCCTGGAGGCCGGCGGCTATAACGGGTTAGCCAAGCTGGTGTGGGCCTTGGCCTACTCCGCCGAAATTCAGGCCACGAACGCGGCCGGCATCCCGCGTGGCGCGGCACTGGACGCTGCCCTCGGGCATCTGCTCGAAACCTTGAAAGCCGATGGGGTGGGCGAAGCGATCACCGGCGCGTTCGAGAAGGGCTGGCAGGCCGTCCGCGCCGACCGCACCGTCCCGTTCACCGACATCCCGGAGGTCCACGTCAGCCGCACGACCGGCGAAATCTACCTCGGCCAGCCGCCGGAGGTCGGCGCGGGCAGCGATCACCGGCTGGCGCTGCGCGAGTTCAAGCCGGTCTGGTATCTCGACGCCCTGACGCCGGCAGAGGTCGTGGTGGCGCTGGAGCAAAACCCGGCCGTGATCCAGTCGCAGCTCGACGGGCTGACCGCCGCACAGCTTGTGGTGGCGCCCGCCGCCGGCGAATGGAACATGCACCAGCTGCTGGCGCATATCCTGATGGCGCAGGAGCTGCTGGCGGAGCGCGTCGCGCTGATCGCGGCGCACGACAATCCTGACCTGGCCAGCCGTGCCGTGTGGGCGCAGCGCGACCAGGAGGTGCTGTCTACCGGCGATGTGCTGGAGCGCTATCTCGATTCGCGCGGGGCACTGGTCGCCCGCCTGAAGGCGCTGCCCGCGGCCGACTGGTGGCGGCCGGGCTGGCATACCGAATTCGGCGCGCAGACGCTGCTCTCGCAGGCGACCTATTTCGCCCGTCACGAGGTGTCGCACCTGCCGCAGTTCGCGGAAATCCGGCGCGCGATCGGCCTGTGA
- a CDS encoding site-specific DNA-methyltransferase, with protein MQMLPLDTILHGDCLRVLAGLPDQSVDLVFADPPYYLQLQNALLRPNQTEVDAVDDAWDQFDDFAAYDRFTRAWLAECRRVLKDTGAIWVIGSYHNIFRVGTAMQDLGFWVLGDVLWVKNNPMPNFRGVRFTNAHETLIWAKRSKDQKKYTFNYHGMKALNDGLQMRSDWLLPICTGAERLTDADGRKIHSTQKPEALLYRVLLATSSPGDIVLDPFFGTGTTGAVAKKLGRHYIGIERDPIYIEAATRRLAAISAVDADDEALGQRFSPRAQPRVRFASLLELGMLHPGQNIYFNADTSRPATVLADGRLRTPDGQRGSIHQLGAALSNTPSCNGWERWYYVDGELLRPIDALRQKIREIPLTP; from the coding sequence ATGCAAATGCTGCCTCTCGATACCATCCTGCACGGCGACTGTTTACGCGTGCTGGCCGGCTTGCCCGACCAGTCGGTAGACCTTGTGTTTGCCGACCCGCCGTATTACCTTCAGCTCCAGAACGCGCTGCTGCGCCCGAACCAGACCGAAGTGGACGCGGTAGACGATGCGTGGGACCAATTCGACGATTTTGCCGCTTACGACCGGTTTACGCGCGCGTGGCTGGCGGAGTGCCGGCGCGTCCTGAAAGACACCGGCGCGATCTGGGTGATCGGCAGCTATCACAACATCTTCCGCGTCGGCACGGCGATGCAGGATCTGGGGTTCTGGGTACTGGGCGATGTGCTGTGGGTCAAGAACAACCCGATGCCTAACTTCCGCGGCGTGCGCTTCACGAATGCGCACGAGACGCTGATCTGGGCGAAAAGGTCGAAGGATCAGAAGAAGTACACCTTCAACTATCACGGCATGAAAGCGCTCAACGACGGGCTGCAGATGCGTTCGGACTGGCTGCTGCCGATCTGCACGGGGGCGGAGCGGCTGACAGATGCCGACGGCCGCAAAATCCACAGCACGCAAAAACCGGAAGCCCTGCTCTACCGCGTGCTGCTGGCGACCAGCAGCCCAGGCGACATCGTGCTGGATCCGTTTTTCGGCACGGGGACGACCGGCGCGGTGGCCAAGAAACTGGGGCGGCATTATATCGGAATCGAACGCGACCCGATCTATATCGAAGCGGCGACTCGGCGGCTGGCGGCGATTTCAGCGGTGGACGCCGACGATGAGGCGCTCGGCCAGCGGTTCAGCCCGCGCGCCCAGCCACGAGTCAGGTTCGCCTCGCTGCTGGAACTCGGGATGCTGCACCCCGGCCAGAACATTTATTTCAACGCGGACACCAGCCGTCCGGCGACGGTGCTGGCGGATGGACGGCTGCGCACGCCGGACGGCCAGCGCGGGAGCATCCACCAGTTAGGCGCGGCGCTTTCCAATACGCCAAGCTGCAACGGCTGGGAGCGCTGGTACTACGTCGATGGGGAACTGCTGCGCCCGATCGATGCACTGCGACAGAAAATACGCGAAATCCCGCTGACTCCATAG
- a CDS encoding UbiA family prenyltransferase, producing MPTTMSNRVTALIQLSRWQEHVPFVIPLTLMGALLALKALANGQGVDLRLLAVMAANVLVVAYAFMINDIEDAPDDALDPDRAKRNPVTSGLISVRAGYTACRVVAALTMLLYAFGGAWPFIIGGLTLLLSHLYSWKPIRLKAWPVTDIVSHSLMLSGLLMLAGYFTYHNAPGLAWFVVAGVTLWSVYGQLYNQLRDYEMDKAAGLKNTSIILGESNTRIAIWITIGLGIGSLLIAIVQNLFPVWLGAVAIVAILASMLVRPKGDMRGSTVDVAGAAMQIRGLIVFNAIMLAWLVVAVITQITG from the coding sequence ATGCCGACCACGATGTCCAACCGAGTTACTGCCTTGATCCAGCTCTCGCGCTGGCAGGAACACGTCCCGTTCGTGATCCCATTGACCCTGATGGGCGCACTGCTCGCGCTCAAGGCGCTGGCCAATGGTCAGGGCGTCGACCTGCGCCTGCTGGCCGTGATGGCGGCTAACGTGCTGGTCGTCGCCTATGCCTTCATGATCAACGATATCGAAGATGCGCCGGACGACGCGCTGGACCCGGACCGCGCCAAGCGCAATCCGGTGACGTCTGGCCTGATCAGCGTCCGCGCGGGCTATACCGCCTGCCGTGTCGTCGCCGCCCTGACCATGCTGCTGTATGCCTTCGGCGGCGCGTGGCCGTTCATCATCGGCGGCCTGACGCTGCTGCTTTCGCACCTGTATTCCTGGAAACCGATCCGGCTCAAAGCCTGGCCGGTCACCGATATCGTCTCGCACTCGCTGATGCTCAGCGGCCTGCTGATGCTGGCCGGCTATTTCACCTATCACAACGCGCCGGGTCTCGCCTGGTTCGTCGTCGCCGGCGTGACGCTCTGGTCGGTCTACGGCCAGCTCTATAACCAGCTCCGCGACTACGAAATGGACAAGGCCGCCGGCCTCAAGAACACCTCAATCATTCTGGGCGAGAGCAACACCCGCATCGCCATCTGGATCACCATCGGCCTGGGCATCGGGTCGCTGCTGATCGCCATCGTGCAGAACCTGTTCCCGGTCTGGCTCGGCGCGGTCGCCATCGTCGCCATCCTCGCCAGTATGCTGGTCCGCCCCAAAGGCGATATGCGCGGCTCGACCGTCGACGTCGCGGGCGCGGCCATGCAGATTCGCGGCCTGATCGTCTTCAATGCCATCATGCTGGCCTGGCTGGTCGTCGCCGTCATCACCCAGATCACCGGCTGA
- a CDS encoding alpha/beta hydrolase → MTDNPSMMTRAFRLTLSTLGLGSAALGMLSMLPRISARTWITQMALNEFPGVPALIGGAVGAAGWRFKSPVALTLGSIGSVMSLLPVLNVRRAVANMNKEMHGALGKNYEADINPGALTQCQPKRWSLRRSFTAHRTDRYAVTVERDIVYCERPSRALKLDVYRPKHAPQPAEGGSAPLLPAVIVLHPGAWSSGDKSWIFTAHDMALATKGYAVFDIQYRFINEVRWPGQLDDCRAAIRWVRAHAAEFGVDANRIALLGRSSGGHIALSTAYQARGEHADTRVSAVVGIYPPSNLSMVGEKVDPRIERLMGGDLTEVPENYHFASPLNHVSHESPATLLIHGQKDGLVYAINSEVLRWALRRAGVPVALLRLPWAHHAFDGAPGGLGAQLTQYDLDRFLAWSLYHER, encoded by the coding sequence TTGACTGATAACCCGTCCATGATGACACGCGCATTTCGCCTCACACTCTCGACCCTCGGCCTCGGCAGCGCCGCGCTCGGCATGCTCTCGATGCTGCCGCGCATCTCCGCCCGTACCTGGATCACGCAGATGGCGCTCAACGAATTTCCCGGCGTCCCCGCGCTGATCGGCGGCGCGGTCGGCGCGGCAGGCTGGCGCTTCAAGTCGCCGGTGGCCCTGACGCTTGGCAGCATCGGGTCGGTCATGTCGCTGCTGCCGGTGCTGAACGTCCGGCGCGCGGTCGCCAACATGAACAAGGAAATGCACGGCGCGCTGGGCAAGAATTACGAGGCGGACATCAACCCTGGCGCGCTGACTCAGTGCCAGCCTAAACGCTGGTCGCTGCGCCGCAGTTTCACCGCCCACCGCACCGACCGCTACGCCGTCACGGTCGAGCGCGATATCGTCTACTGCGAGCGCCCCTCGCGCGCCCTCAAGCTCGACGTTTACCGACCGAAGCACGCGCCCCAACCGGCGGAGGGCGGGTCAGCACCGCTCCTGCCCGCCGTGATCGTGCTGCATCCCGGCGCCTGGTCGTCCGGCGACAAAAGCTGGATATTTACCGCGCACGATATGGCGCTCGCGACCAAAGGTTACGCCGTTTTCGACATTCAATACCGGTTTATCAACGAGGTGCGCTGGCCCGGCCAATTGGATGACTGCCGTGCCGCTATCCGCTGGGTGCGCGCCCATGCCGCCGAATTTGGGGTCGACGCGAACCGGATCGCCCTGCTTGGCCGCAGCAGCGGCGGGCATATCGCCCTGTCCACAGCCTACCAGGCCCGGGGAGAACACGCCGATACTCGCGTCAGCGCGGTGGTCGGCATTTACCCCCCGTCCAACCTGTCGATGGTCGGTGAAAAAGTCGACCCGCGCATCGAACGGCTGATGGGTGGCGACCTCACCGAAGTGCCGGAAAACTACCATTTTGCCAGCCCGCTGAATCACGTCAGCCACGAGTCGCCGGCAACCCTCCTGATCCATGGCCAGAAAGACGGCCTGGTCTACGCCATCAACAGCGAAGTCCTGCGCTGGGCGCTGCGGCGTGCCGGCGTGCCGGTGGCGCTGCTGCGGCTGCCGTGGGCCCACCACGCCTTCGACGGCGCGCCTGGGGGCCTGGGCGCACAGCTCACCCAGTACGACCTCGACCGTTTCCTGGCGTGGAGCCTGTATCATGAGCGCTGA
- a CDS encoding tetratricopeptide repeat protein: MSTSPQVVIAYRRGPRWGAATLVHQALTHAGRTAVIDHLNGGVVNTQFQGIIRVCRVFLPVLGPGDLDRCTQADDPLLASLALAFTSNCVVLPVLVDYFSYERSKQVLVGILSDLPKLQVVRVEPHQPYVGLEKLLKTIDEMLDPVHTDPDMWVRSTGDTKDGLHLTHAMQGQVDAFCDNAETAILQMDWIHGVAMLRRALEIGSDLARPWRVLGDLYSVRGAVDRSADAYSRAIQIDPNDLRAIERRMEINLRRGRTQLAYDDAAKAVLRGNGDTRQLAEQYAARFGSDSAHALGRILDAIAKTNGETSEFRS, encoded by the coding sequence GTGAGCACATCACCACAAGTCGTTATAGCCTATCGCCGCGGACCCCGGTGGGGGGCAGCAACACTCGTACACCAGGCCTTGACCCATGCCGGCCGCACTGCAGTCATCGACCACCTGAATGGTGGGGTGGTGAACACGCAGTTCCAGGGGATTATTCGCGTTTGCCGGGTCTTTCTGCCCGTACTTGGCCCCGGCGACCTCGACCGCTGCACGCAGGCCGATGATCCGCTGCTGGCATCGCTGGCGCTGGCGTTTACCTCCAACTGTGTCGTGCTGCCCGTGCTGGTCGACTATTTCAGCTATGAGCGCTCCAAGCAGGTGCTGGTTGGCATCCTCAGCGATCTGCCCAAGCTGCAGGTCGTCCGCGTTGAGCCGCACCAGCCGTATGTCGGGCTGGAAAAACTGCTCAAGACCATCGACGAGATGCTCGACCCGGTGCATACCGATCCCGATATGTGGGTACGCTCCACGGGCGACACCAAGGACGGCCTGCACCTCACGCATGCCATGCAGGGGCAGGTCGACGCCTTCTGCGACAACGCCGAGACGGCCATCCTGCAAATGGACTGGATCCACGGCGTGGCGATGCTGCGGCGCGCGCTCGAAATCGGCAGCGACCTTGCCCGGCCCTGGCGAGTGCTCGGCGACCTGTACAGCGTGCGCGGCGCGGTCGACCGTTCCGCCGACGCCTACAGCCGCGCCATTCAGATCGACCCGAACGACCTGCGCGCCATCGAGCGCCGCATGGAGATCAACCTGCGCCGCGGCCGTACCCAGCTGGCTTATGACGACGCCGCCAAAGCCGTGCTGCGCGGCAACGGCGACACGCGCCAGCTTGCCGAACAGTATGCGGCGCGTTTTGGCAGCGACTCGGCCCACGCGCTCGGCCGCATCCTGGACGCCATCGCCAAGACCAACGGCGAGACTTCTGAGTTCCGCAGCTGA